One Triticum dicoccoides isolate Atlit2015 ecotype Zavitan chromosome 5B, WEW_v2.0, whole genome shotgun sequence genomic window carries:
- the LOC119309530 gene encoding uncharacterized protein LOC119309530, translating into MAAAAAGLHMATAARRRLSLGYESCISFFSKGNSPPLSPTSTKISDLCSSLYGFSGNSSILVVCGSSSSNPSCNAAMLVLKRALHGSWGPHHSGSHYYHGEPQRIIAPVWQISFTNPEECWRDGVMCLGEFCDTFPIWKEIQHNPLVRSTDNLRVLNEPWRWFVKSLNTVGSFNHCYGVTACPSFTKDNVLVSRRFHQAVLKDPVGFSLFDLGLKSLFNSDAKCNGQALTYHAIGSLFEDLLEEFQPGVPKPLDVDWLLNLMSKDLVSLEVEDLIVNNPCLMSNPGRIGFTNYTHHLLSNVLARSNDPLDTMTLQDAISSLATLPELMVRGFAILGLQRNGLRHAFDPRYRKDPAIKSLGEYTLDDVVEHQHCKFPLCFPKIGDAMLSMHKVHLLFLYHFFHVHPQAFKR; encoded by the exons atggccgccgccgccgccggactccaCATGGCGACCGCCGCGCGTCGGAGGCTTTCCCTAGGTTACGAATCCTGCATCTCCTTCTTCTCCAAAGGGAATTCGCCCCCCCTGTCGCCGACATCGACAAAGATCTCCGACCTATGCTCCTCCTTGTACGGCTTCTCCGGTAACAGCTCTATCCTGGTGGTCTGTGGTTCCAGTTCCAGTAACCCAAGCTGCAATGCTGCTATGCTGGTCCTGAAGCGGGCGTTACATGGGTCCTGGGGACCTCATCATTCTGGATCGCATTACTACCATGGGGAACCTCAAAGGATAATTGCTCCCGTCTGGCAAATCTC GTTCACAAATCCGGAGGAATGCTGGCGCGACGGGGTGATGTGTTTGGGTGAGTTCTGCGATACGTTTCCAATCTGGAAAGAAATCCAGCACAACCCTTTGGTGAGGTCGACAGATAACTTGCGTGTACTGAATGAGCCGTGGAGGTGGTTTGTGAAGTCCCTCAACACTGTTGGATCGTTCAATCACTGCTATGGAGTCACCGCCTGCCCCTCTTTTACAAAAGACAATGTTCTAGTGTCAAGAAGGTTTCATCAGGCTGTACTTAAAGACCCTGTGGGATTTAGTTTGTTTGATCTTGGTCTGAAATCTCTCTTCAACAGTGATGCAAAATGCAATGGTCAGGCATTAACGTATCATGCAATTGGTTCTCTGTTTGAGGATCTCCTGGAAGAGTTTCAGCCAGGGGTGCCAAAACCATTGGACGTCGATTGGCTACTCAACTTAATGAGTAAAGACCTGGTTTCGCTTGAAGTCGAGGACTTGATAGTCAACAATCCATGCTTGATGAGCAATCCAGGTCGGATTGGTTTCACCAATTATACACACCACCTCTTAAGCAATGTGCTTGCGAGAAGCAATGACCCACTGGACACGATGACTCTTCAAGATGCGATCTCTTCACTTGCGACATTGC CCGAGCTGATGGTGAGAGGATTTGCAATCCTTGGTCTGCAAAGAAATGGGTTAAGACATGCCTTTGACCCAAGGTACCGCAAAGATCCTGCAATTAAGAGCCTTGGTGAATATACGTtggatgatgttgttgaacatcaaCACTGTAAGTTCCCTCTCTGCTTTCCTAAGATCGGTGATGCCATGCTTTCAATGCATAAGGTCCATCTCCTGTTCCTGTATCACTTCTTCCACGTCCATCCTCAAGCTTTCAAGCGATAG